In Candidatus Zixiibacteriota bacterium, the genomic window CGACTAATCTCGATCATTGGAATTCTGCAAAGCCACCGCACCTACCCCCAACCCATGACGTCTTGTAATGGATTGCCACACAGTGAGTTACGAAAAACTTCTAATCTAGTACTTCCCAAGAAAGTAATACCCGCAGAACATGCGATGGAGCTGTTCGCCGAGAATTCACAACTGGAATGAAGGATCAGGCGGGCTATTGCGGAGTGAGTTTCTTGATTCCGACCACGTTTGGCAGCGGCCAGAAGTGGTCGTTGGAGTCGGATGGGAGAAACTTGGTCTCAAAACTCCCGACCCGTCGGATCACGTGATCGTTATGGGACAAGAACAGCGAAGCTTCGGGACCGCCCTCGAGGTGTTGTGCCGCGACCAAATTGATGGGTAGACTGAGGAGGATGTGGTTGAGATCGTACATCGAGTAGGGTGAGCGCGAGAAGATGAACAGGATATTGCCGTCCTTGTCTTCGCCCAGGGCGGCTTCGCTCCAGAGGTCATCCTGCTGCGACCAGGTATTGCGTCCCGGGTGTTTGATCAGCCGTAGGTTCTGAATCACCGTTCGGTACATCGCCTTGACCGAGTCGAGCGAGATCACATCGAGATCAAAGATCCGAAAAGGCGGCAGGGTCGAGTCGATTGGATCGGCGGCGGCAGCGGAAAGATACTTCGAGACACGCCTGGAGCTATTAACATGATCATGATGGCGGAGGTAGCCGACGTGGGTCCGAAAGTCCTGCTGGAACATGCCGGCGTTGATGGCGGCCACGAGCTCGTATTGGCGGCACCATTCCTCGGCGGTGAGGCTGTAGGCTCCGGTTTCCGAGATCATCAGGATTTCGAGGGAATAAAGGTGCGGGTCGATGCGGATGATGTCGATGCGGGACTCCCCTGTTGTTGATGGCGGTGAGACCGGGAACTGTGCGTACTGCAGACCGGAATCGATTTCGATCCAGAGTGAGTCCGCCGCCGGTGCTTGCGCAGAGATGATCGTGAGTACGGCGAGTAGTGCGGTCAACCTGAAGATTCTGGTCATGTAGTATCCTGCCCAAAAGGATGGCGCCGGGGTGAAATCCCAACAGCAGACAAGCTAAGCAGCGATGCGGGATTGAGCAATCAGATTCGGCTTGCCGGCAAAACATCGGCAGAGCGGAAGCGGAAAAAACATTGCTCCGGCAAAAAGTGTATACTACCTTTCTACACCCCAAATCCAGAATGGATTGCCGACGCACTTT contains:
- a CDS encoding phosphodiester glycosidase family protein, translating into MTRIFRLTALLAVLTIISAQAPAADSLWIEIDSGLQYAQFPVSPPSTTGESRIDIIRIDPHLYSLEILMISETGAYSLTAEEWCRQYELVAAINAGMFQQDFRTHVGYLRHHDHVNSSRRVSKYLSAAAADPIDSTLPPFRIFDLDVISLDSVKAMYRTVIQNLRLIKHPGRNTWSQQDDLWSEAALGEDKDGNILFIFSRSPYSMYDLNHILLSLPINLVAAQHLEGGPEASLFLSHNDHVIRRVGSFETKFLPSDSNDHFWPLPNVVGIKKLTPQ